Proteins encoded in a region of the Saccharothrix ecbatanensis genome:
- a CDS encoding nucleotide exchange factor GrpE, producing the protein MDNVEATLAGINTELAGLHAQSKFLNEVIDRLHAENERLRNAESNRALQPALRELVKLADDWRSRRGALTGAEDAARLCDEIVEDVTLVLERQGVDEFQAEVGAEFDRREQRSVGTRPVEEPDLDGRIAEVRRPGYRVDTKVVRFAEVVVFKVTPPPAP; encoded by the coding sequence GTGGACAACGTCGAAGCGACCCTGGCGGGAATCAACACCGAACTCGCCGGGCTGCACGCGCAGAGCAAGTTCCTCAACGAGGTGATCGACCGCCTGCACGCGGAGAACGAGCGGTTGCGCAACGCCGAGTCGAACCGCGCCCTGCAACCGGCGCTGCGCGAACTGGTCAAGCTCGCCGACGACTGGCGCAGCCGCCGCGGCGCGTTGACCGGCGCGGAGGACGCCGCCCGGCTGTGCGACGAGATCGTCGAGGACGTCACGCTCGTGCTGGAGCGCCAAGGGGTCGACGAGTTCCAGGCCGAGGTCGGCGCCGAGTTCGACCGCCGCGAGCAGCGGTCGGTCGGGACGCGACCGGTCGAGGAGCCCGACCTCGACGGCCGGATCGCCGAGGTGCGCCGTCCCGGGTACCGGGTCGACACCAAGGTCGTCCGGTTCGCCGAGGTCGTGGTCTTCAAGGTCACACCACCGCCGGCGCCGTGA
- a CDS encoding helix-turn-helix domain-containing protein — MTHEAFGSALRRRRMAKRLSLQDLATALHYSKGQLSKVENNLSRPSSQLVRLADRVLEADGALIALAAAREVARPVRNSAGQASIGIAVRRADAEAAAENGDTELVLRQQFDLLRGMGRHSPPGLVIHGASGVLELVNSLRSAAREPAARARLDVLAARYGEYLGWMAQEAGHPDLASQWTRWSVSVTDDDSLAAYALVREAELAMYNGDGRRTISLSRAARRHPGADARIRGLASHRMAQGYAISGDYGRCRTALDEAEEWLARPHASGPANPVLGSSTVADLGRAVAGWCLYDLGRPRAAAESLESALARTPDSARRARALYGARLALAHEAAGELTRMCEVAEQAVADAVTIDSASVRGELRTLARRVLRRRGHRPARRLHVELTTSLSQGELLVEFPVSTPPRD, encoded by the coding sequence ATGACCCATGAGGCGTTCGGCAGCGCGTTGCGCAGAAGGCGCATGGCGAAACGACTGTCACTCCAGGACCTGGCCACCGCGCTGCACTACAGCAAGGGCCAGCTCAGCAAGGTCGAGAACAACCTGAGCAGGCCGAGCTCGCAGTTGGTGCGGCTGGCCGACCGCGTGCTGGAGGCGGACGGGGCGCTGATCGCGCTGGCCGCGGCGCGCGAGGTGGCTCGGCCCGTGCGGAACAGCGCGGGGCAGGCGTCGATCGGCATCGCGGTGCGCCGCGCCGACGCCGAGGCCGCCGCCGAGAACGGGGACACGGAACTGGTGCTGCGACAGCAGTTCGACCTCCTCCGCGGCATGGGCAGGCACTCGCCGCCGGGCCTGGTGATCCACGGCGCCTCGGGTGTCCTGGAGCTGGTGAACAGCCTGCGCTCAGCGGCGCGCGAACCGGCCGCCCGGGCGCGACTCGACGTGTTGGCCGCCCGGTACGGCGAATACCTCGGCTGGATGGCGCAGGAGGCGGGCCACCCCGACCTCGCGTCGCAGTGGACCCGGTGGTCCGTGTCCGTCACCGACGACGACAGCCTGGCCGCCTACGCGTTGGTGCGCGAGGCGGAACTGGCCATGTACAACGGGGACGGCCGTCGGACGATCTCCCTGTCTCGGGCGGCGCGGCGGCACCCCGGCGCGGACGCGCGCATCCGCGGCCTCGCGTCGCACCGGATGGCGCAGGGCTACGCGATCAGCGGCGACTACGGCCGGTGCCGCACGGCGCTGGACGAGGCCGAGGAGTGGTTGGCGCGCCCGCACGCGTCCGGCCCGGCGAACCCCGTGCTCGGGTCCTCGACCGTGGCCGACCTCGGGCGCGCGGTCGCCGGCTGGTGCCTCTACGACCTCGGCCGGCCCCGGGCCGCGGCGGAGTCGCTGGAGTCGGCGCTGGCCCGCACACCCGATTCGGCGCGGCGGGCCCGTGCGCTCTACGGGGCCAGGCTCGCCCTGGCCCACGAGGCGGCGGGCGAACTGACCCGCATGTGCGAGGTCGCCGAGCAGGCGGTGGCCGACGCGGTGACGATCGACTCGGCGAGCGTCCGCGGCGAGCTGCGCACCTTGGCCCGGCGGGTGCTCCGCAGGAGGGGGCACCGCCCGGCACGCCGGTTGCACGTCGAACTCACCACGTCGCTGTCCCAGGGCGAACTGCTCGTCGAGTTTCCTGTTTCCACCCCACCACGGGACTGA
- a CDS encoding TIR domain-containing protein, which translates to MSGIFINYRHGTHSFSVAALADRLAAHFGPDQVFVDHHMQSGIRYPDELRARLKAADVLVAVIHPGWVDTFDREPPDWVRWEIGTALADGKEVVPLLLADTPPPGRAEIPDDIGELAMRQAARLRTAHLSEDVDALLARLESWLPPSRPVRPRPPVKRRRTWLRATPLAAVPVLLPPLLAAVLGDWSSYLAAGILSLFFMIATSAIFLVQLWLLPPTARLERRTGTMLYREYMRKYWVVPALMCTALAIFTIQYTIDAGPWALYFTPFVAVLAAFYIHRLVHEEIQRDEEWPPAPSPEPGHIRRAAVRLHEVLTRNQAPYRSRLHQQQVTQVYLDLAETKVALAARRDLPWRAWLTSGHSTVPIVFPVWTAGIAALIATGTLLHTSPPFALYAFDAVALVITAAVAAAVIALDRAIKRRTDSQMVDELTEWQQTLGPLVFVRAEHR; encoded by the coding sequence TTGAGCGGCATCTTCATCAACTACCGGCACGGTACCCACTCGTTTTCGGTGGCCGCGCTCGCGGACCGGCTGGCGGCGCACTTCGGCCCCGATCAAGTGTTCGTGGACCACCACATGCAGTCGGGCATCCGCTATCCGGACGAACTGCGGGCCAGGCTCAAGGCGGCCGACGTGCTGGTGGCCGTCATCCACCCGGGGTGGGTCGACACGTTCGACCGCGAGCCGCCCGACTGGGTCCGCTGGGAGATCGGGACCGCGCTGGCCGACGGCAAGGAGGTCGTTCCCCTGCTCCTGGCGGACACCCCGCCGCCGGGACGTGCCGAGATACCCGACGACATCGGCGAACTGGCCATGCGCCAGGCCGCCCGCCTCCGCACCGCGCACCTGTCCGAGGACGTGGACGCGCTGCTCGCGCGGCTGGAGAGTTGGTTGCCGCCCAGCCGCCCGGTGAGACCACGCCCGCCCGTGAAACGACGGCGGACGTGGCTCCGGGCCACTCCCCTGGCCGCCGTGCCGGTGCTACTGCCGCCGCTCTTGGCCGCGGTGCTCGGCGACTGGTCGTCCTACCTGGCGGCGGGGATCCTGTCCCTGTTCTTCATGATCGCGACGTCGGCGATCTTCCTCGTGCAATTGTGGTTGTTGCCCCCCACCGCGCGATTGGAGCGCCGGACCGGCACCATGCTGTACCGCGAGTACATGCGCAAGTATTGGGTGGTGCCGGCGCTCATGTGCACGGCGTTGGCGATCTTCACGATCCAGTACACCATCGATGCGGGCCCTTGGGCTCTCTACTTCACGCCGTTCGTCGCCGTTTTGGCGGCCTTTTACATCCACCGACTGGTGCACGAGGAGATCCAGCGCGACGAGGAATGGCCACCGGCGCCGTCCCCGGAACCGGGCCACATCCGCCGGGCCGCGGTGCGACTGCACGAAGTACTGACCAGGAACCAGGCCCCGTACCGTTCCCGCCTCCACCAACAACAGGTGACGCAGGTCTACCTGGACCTGGCCGAGACGAAGGTGGCCCTGGCCGCGAGACGGGACCTCCCCTGGCGCGCGTGGCTGACCTCCGGCCATTCCACGGTGCCGATCGTCTTCCCGGTGTGGACCGCCGGTATCGCGGCCCTGATCGCGACCGGGACGCTCCTGCACACCTCGCCCCCGTTCGCCCTGTACGCCTTCGACGCGGTCGCACTGGTGATCACGGCGGCGGTGGCCGCGGCCGTGATCGCCCTGGACCGGGCGATCAAGCGCCGCACCGACAGCCAGATGGTGGACGAACTGACCGAGTGGCAGCAGACCCTGGGCCCGCTGGTCTTCGTCCGTGCCGAACACCGGTAG
- a CDS encoding NUDIX domain-containing protein: protein MEREEHRRWQLVERRTAHVTPWFEVLEDDVVRPDGLADVYHHVVAPESVTVLAIDEHGQAAVTRQWIYTHQERQWRLPAGAVDKTDADPAAAAARELAEETGVRAARWERLVSVNGADSFTNHVDHVFLATDLVLGAARQEGAEADLVVHWLPVDKVLALVAEGEIRHAGSVGGLLAYGMRRDHPTER from the coding sequence GTGGAACGGGAAGAGCACCGCCGGTGGCAGTTGGTCGAGCGGCGGACGGCGCACGTGACGCCGTGGTTCGAAGTGCTGGAGGACGACGTCGTCCGACCGGACGGCCTGGCGGACGTCTACCACCACGTAGTCGCACCGGAGTCGGTGACCGTGCTCGCGATCGACGAGCACGGTCAGGCCGCGGTCACCCGCCAATGGATCTACACCCACCAAGAGCGGCAGTGGCGGCTCCCCGCCGGCGCCGTCGACAAGACCGATGCCGACCCGGCCGCCGCGGCGGCGCGGGAACTCGCCGAGGAGACAGGCGTCCGCGCGGCGCGGTGGGAGCGGCTGGTCTCCGTCAACGGGGCCGACAGCTTCACCAACCACGTGGACCACGTCTTCCTGGCGACCGACCTGGTGCTCGGCGCGGCGCGGCAGGAGGGCGCGGAGGCGGATCTGGTCGTGCACTGGCTCCCCGTCGACAAGGTGCTGGCGCTGGTCGCCGAGGGCGAGATCCGGCACGCCGGCAGCGTGGGTGGGCTGCTGGCGTACGGCATGCGCCGAGACCACCCCACCGAACGGTAG